GCTCGAGGTAGCAGTGGTAGAGAAGACCGACCGGGTCCTCGGCACGATGAATGCCGAGATTACCGCCATAGTGGAAGCGAAGATAGAGTTGGAAGGGGTGACCTTCTATCCCAACACGACCGTCCTCGGTTTCACGGGAAATAACGATGCGGTCTGCGGGGTCGTGACCGACCGGGGAGAGCTCGAGGCGGACCTCGTCCTCCTCGCCGTGGGATCAAAACCTAATTCGAACCTCGCCAGGGATGCCGGCATCGAGCTGGCCCCGAACGGCGCAATCAGGGTAGATGAGTACCTGAGGACCAGCGCGCCCGATGTATTCGCCGCAGGGGATTGCGCCGAAGCCATTCACCTGGTGACGGGCAAGAAGACTTACATACCGTTGGGCACCACGGCCAACAAGCAGGGTCGGATCGCGGGCGAAAACGCCGCGGGGTTGAATAAAGCCTTCGAAGGCATTGTGGGCACGGCGGTTACAAAGGTCTTTGACCTCGAAGTGGCACGGACGGGTCTCTCCGCGATCGAAGCGGAGATGGAGGGTCTCTGCTTCATCACCTCAACCATCAAGGGGCGGTCGCGAAGCAGCGCCTATCCGGCAGGAAAGATCATTACCGTCTCCTATATCGTCGAGCAGGACACCGGGCGGTTGCTCGGAGCCCAGATGGTGGGGGAGGAGGGAGTGGCCCACAGGATCGACACCCTCGCCGCCTGCCTCCATGCAAAGATGACGGTGGCCGATGTGGCGAGGCTCGATCTGGCGTATGCACCGCCTTTCGCATCCGTATGGGACCCCATTCTCATTGCGGCAAACGTCGCGGCAAAAGAAGTGCTCAAAGTCAAATAAGGAGGAACACCTATGGCATCAAGGGAAGAGGCATTGGATCAGGCTATCCGGATGGAAGAGGAGGGGAAGAAATTCTACCTCGAATCAGCGGCCCACGTGAAGAGTGACCTTGCAAAAAAAATATTCGAGGAGCTGGCCGTCCAGGAAGATTATCACATCGTAATGATCAGGAAGATATATGACGGGATGAGCCGTGATGAATTGCTCACCCAGTGGATTACCTCGTCCCACGATACTTTGAAGCTCGAAAAAATCTTTAAAGATTCTCTTCTTCAAAAAGCCGAGGTATCGGAGGATGATCTCGCAGCACTCAGATTCGGACTCGAACGGGAGGAGAAGAGCATTACCTATTATGAAACCCTCGCGGGCTCGGCGGAAACCTATTTCGAGAAGCGCTTCTTTTTATCCCTCTCCTACGAGGAAAGGGGTCACTACCTCAGGATCATGGATGCCATCCAATATCTGACCGACCCTGCCGGCTGGTTTTATGTAACCGAGCGGGACATGGTAGATGGGGGCTAACTCCTCTGCGGGCGGCTGGAATATTCCGGGGCCGATAAAGGCGGAAGTCGGGACATCTCTGTCCAAAGAATAGGACCATGAGAGGTCTCGACCGTTTGTTTGCCAATAAAGAAATAAAATCCTTTGCCTCCGAGAGCTGGGCCCAGTGCTGGCCTATGACGCTGATCATGTTTTTCGATTTCCTCATAGGCATCACCGATATCTATGTGGCGGGGACCATAGGCAAAGAGATACAGGCCACATACGGCCTCGTGATCCAGCTTTATTTTGTTTTCATTATTATCGGCAACGCCCTTACGGTGGGCACCGTGGCGGTGACATCGCAACTCTTCAGCTCGGGCAGAAGAGAAGAGCTCGCCCAGGCAGTCCATTCCACGGTCGTGAGCGCAGTGTTTGCCGGACTCATCTTCGGCCTCGCGGGCGTTTTTCTTACCCCGGCCCTGATTGGGATCCTCAACATACCGGAAGAACTCAAGCCCACGGCCATCCGGCTCGCGAGGCTTTACGCGGCCGGCCTCCCCTTTACCTACATCCTTATCAACAGCAACGGGATCCTCCGTGCCTGCAAACAGGTGAAAACCTCCCTCGGGACCATGGCCCTCGTCTGCCTTCTCAATCTGGGACTCATCTTTTTCTTTGTGTTCCAT
The DNA window shown above is from Syntrophorhabdaceae bacterium and carries:
- a CDS encoding FAD-dependent oxidoreductase, with product MGSKERLVVIGGVAAGMSAASSAKRLKPDMEAVVYEKDFYISYGLCSVPYYISGVVKQFEDLISLPPDAALARGIEVKTCTEVLAIDTAAKTLRVKGPGTDGESITPYDKLIIATGGLPIKPPLADIDLAHIFTIRTLDDGLAIRKYIDHGNARKAIIVGGGYIGMEMCESFRKRGLEVAVVEKTDRVLGTMNAEITAIVEAKIELEGVTFYPNTTVLGFTGNNDAVCGVVTDRGELEADLVLLAVGSKPNSNLARDAGIELAPNGAIRVDEYLRTSAPDVFAAGDCAEAIHLVTGKKTYIPLGTTANKQGRIAGENAAGLNKAFEGIVGTAVTKVFDLEVARTGLSAIEAEMEGLCFITSTIKGRSRSSAYPAGKIITVSYIVEQDTGRLLGAQMVGEEGVAHRIDTLAACLHAKMTVADVARLDLAYAPPFASVWDPILIAANVAAKEVLKVK
- a CDS encoding ferritin family protein; this translates as MASREEALDQAIRMEEEGKKFYLESAAHVKSDLAKKIFEELAVQEDYHIVMIRKIYDGMSRDELLTQWITSSHDTLKLEKIFKDSLLQKAEVSEDDLAALRFGLEREEKSITYYETLAGSAETYFEKRFFLSLSYEERGHYLRIMDAIQYLTDPAGWFYVTERDMVDGG